The genomic stretch GCAAGCACCGTGCGGCACGGCTCCGTGTCGCGGTCCGCCGCGGCGGGGACGCCGTCACGGTCCTCGACGCCGTGGACTCGGCGATCGCCACCCTCGACCGGACCCTCGGTCGCGAGGTGCCGGTCCTGGTCCACCTCACCGGCGGCACCCGCTCGGCCCTCTCGAAGGCCAAGCGCGTCGCCTGACGGACGTGCCACGGGCCTCCCGGCCGGCGGCACCGCCCAGTACCACCAGCACGACCCACACCACACGACCGCGGTCGAACCCTCGTCCGCACGACCGGAAGGAGCCCGTCATGGGACTCGACGACAAGATCAAGAACGCTGCACAGGACATCGCCGGCAAGGCCAAGGAGGCCTTCGGCAACGCGACCAACGACGACTCCAAGGTCGCCGAGGGCAAGAAGGACCAGGCCGCCGCGAGCGCGAAGCAGACCGGCGAGGACGTCAAGGACGTCTTCCGCAAGTAGCGACCAGCAGACACGACGGGGCACGCGCGCGTTCGAGCGCGGTGCCCCGTCGTGCGCTCACGGCACGCTCGACCGAGGAGGAAACCATGCAGCACGACACCCAGACCGACACGCAGGTGCAGCACGACACGCACGCGCACACGCAGCTCACCCCCGTTGACCTGCCGGCGTCCCTGACCGACCCGCTCCCCGAGGACGCCGCGGCCGTCACCGTCGCCGCCCGCACCGCAGCGGTCACCGCCCTCGGTGTCGACGGGGTCCACCACCTCGGCGGGCTCGCCGAACGGGCGGCCGACCAGGTCCGCAGCCGACTCGGACGCAGCGGCAGCGCCCTCGGCGTCCGCGTCGACGACACCGACGGCACGCTCGACGTCGCGGTCGCCGTCGTCGTCAGCTACCCGCACCCCGTGATGGAGGTCGCCGCCGAGGTCCGCTCGCAGGTCGGAGCCGCCCTCCACCAGCTCGCCGAGCTGCCCGACCACGTCGAGGTCGACGTCCGGGTCCTCGACGTGCACGGCCCGTTCGACGACGAGCCCTCGAAGCTCGACGAGGCCGTCGACTCCGTCCGAGGCGCTGCCGCGACCGCGGCGGACACCGTCTCCGACGCGGCGGAGTCCGCAGCGGACGGCGCGCGATCGGCGGCGGACACGGCGGGGTCCGTCGCGTCGGACGCCCTGGCCGCGGCGTCGGCGACCGCTTCGGACGCCGCCGCCTCGGCACGTGACGCGGCCGGGCACGCCCGCGACGCGATCTCGGACGCGGCCGACGCTGCCGGTGCGGCGACCTCTGACGCGGTGGCGTCGGCGCGGAAGACCGCGTCGGACGTCGCAGACCGTGCGGGTGATGCGGCCGACGCTGCACAGGAGGCGGCGACCGCTGCAGCCGAGCAGGTCGGCGACGACGTCGCGGACGGCGTGGCGGAGGCGCGACACGGGGCCGACGCGGAGGACGCGGCCGGCGAGGCCGCTCCGTCGGACGCCGCTGAGCCGGCTGTCCACGCCTCCACCGTCTCCGGCTCGGAGGCCGCGGCCGACGCACTCGAGGACGCGGCGGACGACGTGCGCCGCGCCGCCGAGGCCGTCCGCGGCAGCACGGCCGACGACACCGCCACGGCCGACGACACCGCCACGGACCGACCGTGAGCGCCTGGGCCGAGCGGCGGATCCGCCGCCAGGTGGCCGCCTCCCGGCCCAGGTCGCGCAGCGTCTGGGTCGCGAGCGGCATCGGACTGGTCGCCGTCCTGTTGCTGGCGTTCGGCGCGTTCCTGCCGCTCGTCGGCTTCCTCGCCGGCATCACGGGGACGACGGCGGGACTCGTCCCGTTCCCGTTCCTCCGCGTGACGCTCGTGACCCTCGTCGGCGCGGTCGTCGTCCTGGCGCTCCTGCTCCTCGCGGTGACGCGGCGACACGGAGCGACCGCGTGGACCGCCGTCGTGCTCGCACTCCTCGTCACCGTCGGCGTCACGGTCTTCCCGCTCGTCGCCGTCGCGATCGGGTCGGCAGACCGGGCGGGTGACGTCTGGCCCGTCATCTCCGGCCTGTGGACGCGGTTCGTCGGCTGACCTCCCTCGGGATTGTCCGCATAGCGCAACATCGACTGTGTAGTGTGCCTAACTACTTTTCGGCGGGCACAGTGGAGCGGTACATGCAGCACCTCGGAAGGACCGGTCAGATGCACTCGACGCCCGCGAACAACGCATTCGTGGACGGGGACACCCCGACCGAAGCCATCGACATGACCGCTCTGTTCGCAGAGCAGTCGCGTGACGGTCTGCTCGACAGCATCTGATCGGCACAGCCGGTCAGTTCCTGACCGGTACTGCCCATCCGGGAGCGTCGAACTCGACCGCTCCGCCGCCCCTCGGGGTGGCACACCTGCTCCACAACGGCACCTCGCGGTGCCCGTCCTGAAAGGCACTCCCATGAGCTTCCTCGGCTTCATCCTCCTCGGCCTCATCGCCGGCGCCATCGCCAAGCTGATCCTCCCCGGTCGCCAGGGTGGCGGCTGGATCGCCACGCTCGTCCTCGGTGTCATCGGCGCCCTCATCGGCGGCTGGCTCGGCGGCCTCATCTTCAACGTCGGCTACGACGGCTTCTTCAGCATCCAGTCGTGGATCATCGCGATCGTCGGCGCGATCATCGTCCTCCTCATCTGGGGTGCGATCACCGGTCGTCGCGGCGCCCGCGCCTGACCGAACCCCACCGGCGTCCGACGCCGGGAACACGGAAGAGCCCCGCACCGACTGGTGCGGGGCTCTTCCGTGTTCCCGGGTCTCTCGTCCGGCCTCGCGATCCCGGCCCGGGCCGCGAGACTGCGGCGACCCGGGCGGGATGATCAGTCGCGGTGGGGTGCTGGCGGGTCGGTGCGGAGGGTCTTCGCGGCCGGCTCGTCCGAGTGCGACGACGCCGCGTCCATGAACCGTCCGCCGCCGACCTCTGCCGTCCGGCGCTGCAGTTCGGCGACCAGTTCCTCGTCCTCGGGTTCGAGTTCGTCGTCCGGCGCGGTCTCGACCATGATCTGCGATGCGGGCCCGAGCAGGATCTCGGACTTGACCCCGGTCCCGTCCTCGTCGGCGGTCGGGACCTCGACGATGTCGGTCGTGCCGTTCTCACCGAGCGCCGCCGCGTAGGCCAAGGTGGCCTCTGCGATCGCGTCGCCGGTCATGATCCGGTTCTCGCCGTAGACGATGTACTTCATCAGATGCTCTCCATGCATCCAGCCAACCGGACGGACCGTGGGCCCGCCTCAGCCGGTCGGTCGATCCGGGGTACGGATTGTCGGTGGTCTGCGTGAGACTCGGAGTGCATGGACTCCGTCGAACAACCCCTCCAGCACGTCGACCGTCACGGCACCGCCGTCGACGAAGCGGTCGCGTTCTACGAGCACGTCTACGGCAGCCAGGACATCCACATCGGGGACGCCGCGACCGAGGGGTTCTCGTGGCGGTACCGGGCGGTCGGCGACGGCGACGTCACGGTCGGGACCTCGTCCGTGGCCGCACGGCGTTGGGGCACGATCGACCCCGCTGACGACTACGTGCTGGCCTGGGCCTCCGCGCCGGGCATCCGCCTCGACACCGGGTCGTCCGCGCCCGTCGACATGCTGCCCGGGGTCCCGGTGATGTACCCGGCGGGGCGGGACTTCACGTTCAGCGCTGCTCCCACCGTGCAGCACCTGATCCGCTTCGACCGGTCGTTCCTCGAGTCCGTCGCCGCGGCTCGCCAGGGCGACCTGCCGGCGCCGCTGCAGTTCGCCCGGCAACCGGACCCCGATGCGCTCAGGCAGCTCCGTGCCGTCATCGCCACGGCGGCCGGGGCGCTGCTCGACCCGGCGACCGACCGCGACCGGCGCTCCGTCCTCAACACGACCGTGGCCGAAGCGGTCGCCGCCACGTTCGACGCCCGCCCTGTGCCGCCGTCCGGACTGCTCAGCGACGGGCCGGCGACCATGCGGCTCGCGCAGGAGTGGATGGTGGCGAACGCCCGTCGGCCGATCACGATCACGGACGTCAGCGTCGCTGCGGGGGTCGCCGTGCGGTCGTTGCAGGCGTCCTTCCGGCGGCACACCGGGTCGTCGCCGATGCACTTCCTCCGGCAGGTCCGCCTGCACCGGGTGCGCGCCGAACTGAGTGCGGCCGACCCGGACACCACCACGGTGGCGCAGATCGCGGTCGGCTGGGGTGTCGGTCACCTCGGGCGATTCTCCGGTACCTACGCGGCGACCTTCGGGGAGCCGCCGTCGGCGACGCTCCGCCGGCGACGGAGCGCGTGACGGCCCTTCCGTCGGGATCGCCGTCGGTCCGTCACGCGATCGAGCGACCCGTCCGGTGTGTCCGCTCGCACCCGTCGTCCGACGTCCCCGGGCCGCGCTCGTTGCGCGGACCGGACACCGTGTCCAACGGGCGTACTCGGGGCTCGTCCGGGCTTGGCCCCGCGCAGTCCGCGGGGGATGCTGGTCATGCGCCTCCGAACCCCTCGGGTCGGGCGCACCAGCAGGAAGAGCGCACCGTGAACGAGCGCGTCCGACCCTCCCTCCACGAACTCCGGCTGCAGGCCGACGAATGGCACCGCCGCGGGCTCAGCCACCCGGACGAGATCGACGCGATGGTCTCCCGTCGCACGGCCGGGTCCACGCCCGCCGAACCCACCTACGCGGACTTCTTCACCGTCGTCTGAGCACGGCGGACCCCACACGGAGGACCGCACGCCGCGGACCGTGCGTGGAGGACCACGCGCGCCAGCCGGCCGCCCGACACCGCCCCACGGCGGCGTGCGTAGGCTCGACGGCATGTCCGACTTCTCCGCAGACCAGGCCGCCGTCGTCCGCATCGAACGCTCCGAAGAGGGCCGCTGGGACCTCACGCTCATCAGCGACAGCGGTGTCGCGATCGGCCACGGCGTACACCTGTTCGACCGCTCGGAGGACGACGGGGTCGACGAGCTCACCGCCGCGCAGGACTTCGCGGGCGGGTACGGCTGGCGGTTCGAGGGCGACGCGGTGCAGCAGGACGGCCCGGATGCGTTCTGGGCACCCCTCATCCGCAACTGAGCGGACCTCACCCCAGTCCGGGTGAACCTCGGGCTTCCGCGTTCCGTGGATGAGAAGATGGCCGCGTGCCACCGATCCACCACGACAACGGGTTCCGCAAGCAGCGGTTCACCGACGCGGGCGGCTCGGACTACACCGCGATCTTCCGCACCGAGTACTCCGGGCAGGACCTCCGCCGGGACACCACCACCGCCACCGACACCTTCGCCAGCCAGGGCACCCGGTACGAGTACTTCGTCATCGGCGACGACGACCTGACGCTGCGGACCATGAACGCCCGCGGCGGTCGACGGGGCGGGGTGATCGGCCCCAGGGACGACCACGTGGTGTTCTGGCTGCAGCATGGCCGACTCGAGATGCACTTCGCGGACCGGTCCCGCGTGATCGAGCCCGGCAGCCCCTACATCGCCTCGGCGTCCGAGGCGTACCGCTTCGAGTCCGAAGAGACCGTCTACAACGGCGTGCACATCTCGGACGCGTTCCTCCGCAAGACCGCCGGGGAGCTCGGCTACCCGATGCCCGACGGGCCCGTCCTGTTCGACCAGCAGGACGAGCGGATCGCCCGGCGCGAGCCGCTCCGTCGTCTGCTCGGCGAGGTCAGCCCCACCCTGATGGACGACCGGGTGCGCGGTGCGATGCGGACGGCGCTGAACCGCCGCCTGGCGACGGTCGTGCTCGACACCTTCCCGCTCCGCGACCGCGGGGACGACGTCCCGACCGCCAGCCGACTGCGTGACGCGATCGCCTTCGTCGAGGAGCACGCGCGTGACCGCCCCTCGGTGCCGGCCATCGCCGCCGCCGCCGGACTCAGCGAGCGCGGCCTGCAGGAGGTCTTCGCCCGCACGCTCGGTGTCACGCCGAACGGCTTCCTCCGCGACCAGCGCCTGGACGAGGTCCGGCGCGAACTGCTCCGGGGGGAGTCGCCGAACAGCGTGCTCGAGGTCGCTCGCCGCTGGCGCTTCACGAACCCGAGCCGCTTCGCCACCGCCTACCGCGCCCGGTTCGGCGAGGACCCCTCGGCGACGCTGCGTGCGGCCACCTCGCAGCGGCCCGACGGCCGGTCCTCCTGGCGGATCCGTCAGGCGGTCGCCTACATCGAGACGCACCTCGACGAGGTCTGCACCGTCGCGGACATCGCCGCGGCCGCCGGTCTCCGGCCCCGGCGACTCCAGCAGCTCTTCAAGGAGGAGCGGGGCACGACGCCGACGGCCTTCCTCCGCGACCTGCGTGCGCTGCGGCGGTCCGGCGACCGCTCCTGACCGGCTCGTCGGTGGTGGTCCGCCATGTGATCAACGGCCGGACGGGAGGCGCGGATCCGGCCCGCCACGGGCCTCCCGGCTGGGTGGTCTGCCGACCTCAACGTCCTCTGTGGATGCGTCGGACGCGCCCGGCAGGATGTTCCACATGGGAACCAGTTCGCGACTCCGTCCCGCCGTGCTGCGCGGCCTCGTCCCGCTCGGGCTCGTCTCGATCGCCCTCACCGGGTGTTCGACCGGGTCGGGTGACCCGGCACCGACGCAGACGGTGACGCAGACGGTCGCGCCGTCGGCGGAGTCGACGGAGACCCCGACGTCGACCCCGACCGCGACGCCGGCACCGGTGCAGACGCCGCAGCCGACCGCCACCCCGACGTGTGGCAGCGAGGACCCGACCAGCGCGATCCAGCAGGCGGCCGCCCGACTCGGCGCACCGGCCGGCATCGAGGGGGCGGAGTGGGACACCGCCGGGGCCGCTCGCGGCGGGTACGACCCGTGCGCGGCCCTGTCGTGGGTCGTGTTGCGCCCGACCGACTCGACCGGCAGCTCGCCGTCGGCGATCCTGCTGTTCCACGACGGCACGTACCTCGGCACGGCGACGAAGGTGCAGTACCCCTTCACGCCGGAGGTCACGCGCACCTCGGACGCTGCCGTGTCGGTCACGTACCGGTACGCGCGTGACGGGGAGTCGAACGCCGAGGCGAGCGGTCGCGTCGACGCGACCTACCGCTGGGACGACGCGGCCGGACGGGTCGTCATGACGGGGGACGTGCCTCCCGTCCCGTGACCCGCTGGGCGCCTCGGCCGGTCAGCGGCTGACCGGTCAGTGGTCGGTGACGAGCGCGACCATCTCGGCGACGACGGCGCGGAGGCGCGTGGCCAGGTCCGCCTGGTCCTGCACGCTGAAGCGGTGGGCCGCCTCGGTCAGGGCCGCCATCACGAGGGCGACGGCCGTGCGGGCGGTGTCCTCGTCGGTGCGGGTGCTGACGGCGGCGATGAGGGACTGCCGGGACTCGGCCATCCACCGCATCACCATCGACGTCATCTCCGGGCGGCGGACGAGCAGCTCCTTCGCGCGGGCGCGGTCCGAGGAGAGCGGCACGGTGTGGGCGACCAGGTCGCAGACGTCGTCGATGAGCGGCCCGCCGGCGGTGGCGAACCGGTCGCGGACGGCGTCGGGTACCTCGACGGTGTCCAGGCCGATGGCCGCGTGGGCCTTCGACGAGAAGTAGTTGAAGAACGTGCGCGGGGAGACGTCGGCGTCGGCGCAGATCTGCTCGACCGTGACGCCGTCCAGGCCGTGGTCGGTGATGCGGGTCAGCGCGGCGTGGTGGATCGCTTGCCGGGTCTGCTGCTTCTTCCGTTCGCGGAGCGTGCAGGGCTCGGTGCTGCCGACGGCGCTGTCGGGTGCGGGTGCGGGTGCTGCCGTGGTGGTCACGGGCGACCTCCGGTGGGGGAGTGGTGGGACGGGCCGCCCGCACGCTGCCGACGGTGGTCGGCGGACGTGCGGGCGGCCCGGGTGGTCACCGACGCTGGGTCGGCGTGGAACCGGTCATCGGACCGGTGAAGGAGCCTGCCTCGGCCGCGGCCATGCCGGCCTCGGCTTCGAGCTGTGCCTCGGCGGACATGTCCGCCTGCTCCTGCAGGGCCGAGCGCTGGCGCAGCGGCGGCACCTTGAAGAACCAGGTCAGCACGAAGGCGAGCAGGATCACGGCGAGTCCGACCCAGTAGATCGTGACGGACGAGGCGTTGAAGCCGGCCATGAACGGACGGGTCAGGCGCGGGTCGGCACCGGTCAGGAACGAGGTGTCGTTCGTGGCCGAGGCGCTCGAGTCGTCGTTCGCACCCTTGTCGATCTGCTTGACGAGGTCCGGGACGACCTGGTCGACCCAGTAGCCGCGCTGTCCGGCGTCCTTCCAGTCGACCGCGAGCTGTCCGTCGACGACGCTGGCGTGCGCCTGGTCGGCGGCCGTCGCCAGAGCGGTGGTCTCGGCCTGCGGGGTGGCGTCGGCGACCTGCTGGGCGATCACGGTCTCGGCGGCGGCGGCCGGGATCGTGCCGGCGGCGACCTGCGCCTGGACGGCAGCGGTGACCTGCTGGGTGACCGCCTGGTCGGCGGCCTGCTTCGCGGCGGTGGTGCCGCGGTCGAGCCCGGAGTCGATGCTGTCCTGGATCGGGCCGACGATCGGGTCCCAGTTCTGGTCCATGACGCCCTGGTTCGCCTTCGCGCTGGCGACGGTGGGGTTCAGTGCTGCGTCGAGGGCGTCGGTCAGGTCGGCCTTGTCCGCCGTGGCGTGCACGATGTTGGCGGGCATCACCGAGAACAGGATCGACAGCAGCACGGCCGTGCCGAGCGTTCCACCGATCTGGCGGAAGAAGGTCGCCGAGCTGGTCGCGACGCCCATGTCCTTCGCCTCGACCGAGCCCTGCGACGCGAGCGTCAGGGACTGCATGACCGAACCGAGTCCGAGACCGATGAGGAACATGCCGATCATCAGGAACCAGAGCGGCTTGTCGATCGTCATGAAGGTCAGGACGACGTAGCCGGCGGAGACCAGGGCGGTGCCGATGACCGGGAAGACCCGGTAGCGGCCGACGCGGGCGACGATCTGACCCGAGGTGATCGAGGCGATCATCAGGCCACCGACCAGGGGCAGCGTGGCGAAGCCGGACTCGGTCGGGCTGAGGCCGACGACGATCTGTAGGTAGAGCGGGATGGTCAGCATGGCGCCGAACATCGCGAAGCCGACCAGGAAGCCGATGACCGTGGCCATCGAGAACGTGCCGGAGCGGAAGAGCTTGAGCGGGATGATCGCCGCGTCGCCCATCTTCGACTCGATGATCAGCAGGGCGACCAGGCCGACGGCGCCGATGACGTAGCAGGCGAGTGCCGCGGGGGAGCCCCAGCCCCACGTGCGGCCCTGCTCGGCGACCAGCAGCAGCGGGACGAGGGTGACGATGACCGAGGTCGCGCCCCACCAGTCGACGACCGGCTTGTCCTTCTCGTCGTGCACCTTCGGCAGGTGCAGGAAGACGATCACCATGACGAGCGCGGCGATGCCGATCGGCACGTTGATGAGGAGCACCCAGCGCCAGCCGGTGATGAAGAGGATCTCCGAGGCGCCGGCGAGCAGGCCGCCGATGAGCGGGCCGATGACGGACGAGATGCCGAAGACGGCCAGGAAGTAGCCCTGGTACTTGGCACGCTCACGCGGGGCGAGGATGTCGCCCATGATCGCGAGCGGCAGCGACATCAGCGCACCGGCACCGATGCCCTGCACGGCGCGGAAGGCGGCGAGCATGAGCATCGACGTGGACATCGACGACAGGACGGCGCCGAGGATGAAGACCACGATGCCGAAGATGTAGAGCGGACGACGGCCGAAGATGTCGGAGAGCTTGCCGTAGATCGGCGTCGCGATCGTCGACGTGATCAGGTAGGCGGTGGTGACCCACGCCTGCTGGTCGAGCCCGTGCAGGTCGTCGCCGATGGTGCGGATCGCGGTACCGAAGACCGTCTGTCCGAGGGACGACAGGAACATGCCCGCCATCAGCCCGTAGATGACGAGCAAGATCTGACGGTGGGTCATCAGGGGTTGCTGACCGGGCGCACCGGTGGTGGCGCTCCGGCCCGACACCGGCGTCTGTGCGGTGGCTGTTGACAATGCGGGTCCTTCTGGTTCGACGTGCCGGACGGCGAGTGCGTCGTCGGGCGGAGGCGAGGCGGGTGCGGGGGCCACCGAGGGGCCGCTGCGCAACCTGAAACCTTGCAGGCTCCGCAACTTTACATCCATTGCGTTCTGCAAGCAACTAGTTGGCGCGTCGTACGATGGCGCCGTGCCCGAGGACCAGCGCCCCGACGACGACGACCGCCCGGACGACGACCGCCCGGACGACGACCGACCCGAGGCCGAGCGGCTGCTCCGTCGGCAGCTCGACCGGCTCTGGGTGCGCCAGACGCTGCGCACGGTGCTCATCGAGCAGTCCGGCGGCCTCGACCCGACCGCCCGGGTGATCCTGCGGGCCGTCGAGCGCCTGGGTGCGGTCCGCTCGACCGCCGTCGCCGAGCGCACCGGCCTGTCGCGCCCGGTGGTCAGCCGGCGGATCGCGGGGCTCGTCGACGCCGGCTACGTCCGCACCACCCCGGACCCGGACGACGGTCGCGCGGCCCTGCTCGCACTGGCCCCCGCCGGACGTGCCCTGTTGGACGGCCTCGACGCGCAGGGGGACGCGGTGTTCGACGACGTCACGAGCGTGTTCGACGGGCAGGAACTGCGCGACCTCGCCCGGCTCCTGGCCCGGTTCAACGACCGTGCGGCGGAGGTGCTCGGCGCCGGCGGCGAGGACGCCGGAGCGGGTGGAGGGGTCCCGACCTGACCCGGTGACGGACGGGAGGCACGTGGTGACGCCGCCACGCGCCTCCCGTCCGTCTGGGGTCCAGCCCGAAAACGGGATACCGTTCTCCCCATGAGCACCGAGAACACCACCCCCGCCGAAGCCGTCGACGAGGAGCCCGTGATCACCTTCGCCGACCTCGGGCTCAGCGACCCCGTCCTCAAGGCCGTCAAGGACATCGGGTACGAGACCCCCTCCGCGATCCAGGCCGCCACCATCCCGATCCTGCTCGAGGGCCGCGACGTCGTCGGCCTCGCCCAGACGGGTACCGGCAAGACCGCCGCGTTCGCGCTGCCCGTGCTGTCCCGCATGGAAGCCGGCTCGAAGCTGCCGCAGGCACTCGTCCTGTCCCCGACCCGTGAGCTCGCGCTCCAGGTCTGCGAGGCGTTCGAGCAGTACGCCGCCCACATGAAGCACGTCCACGTCCTGCCGGTCTACGGCGGCCAGGCGTACGGCGTGCAGCTGTCCGCCCTCCGTCGCGGCGTCGACGTCGTCGTGGGCACGCCCGGTCGCATCATGGACCACATCGCCAAGGGCACCCTCGACCTGTCCGAGCTGAAGTACCTGGTGCTCGACGAGGCCGACGAGATGCTCAAGATGGGCTTCGCCGAGGACGTCGAGACGATCCTCGCCGAGACGCCGGACACGAAGCAGGTCGCGCTCTTCTCCGCGACGATGCCCGCGCAGATCCGTCGCATCTCGAAGCAGTACCTCAACGACCCGGCCGAGATCACGGTCAAGGCGAAGACCACCACCTCGGCGAACACGACGCAGCGCTACCTGGTCGTGTCGTACCCGCAGAAGGTCGACGCCCTGACCCGCATCCTCGAGGTCGAGGACTTCGAGGGCATGATCGTCTTCGTCCGCACGAAGAGCGAGACCGAGACCCTGGCCGAGAAGCTCCGCGCCCGCGGGTACGCCGCCGCCGCCATCAGCGGTGACGTCGCCCAGGCCCAGCGTGAGCGGACCGTCAACCAGCTGAAGTCCGGCAAGCTCGACATCCTGGTCGCCACCGACGTCGCCGCCCGCGGGCTCGACGTCGACCGCATCACCCACGTGGTGAACTTCGACATCCCGATCGACACCGAGTCGTACGTGCACCGCATCGGCCGCACCGGTCGTGCCGGCCGGTCGGGTGCCGCGATCAGCTTCGTCACCCCGCGTGAGCGTCGCCTGCTCACCGCGATCGAGAAGGCCACCCGTCAGCCGCTCACCCAGATGCAGCTGCCGAGCGTCGAGGACGTCAACTCGACCCGCCTGACCCGCTTCGACGACGCGATCACCGCCGCCCTCGGGCAGGAGTCCCGCGTCAGCGCGTTCCGCGACATCATCGCCCACTACGTCGAGCACCACGACGTGCCGGAGTCCGACGTCGCCGCAGCCCTGGCCGTCGTGGCGCAGGGGGACACCCCGCTGCTCCTCGACCCCGCGGACGACCGCGCGCGCCAGCAGATCGAGCGCGACGAGCGTCGCAGCCGCGACGACCGTCCGGCCCGTGATCGTGACCGTGACGGCGACAGCGGTGGTGGCGACCGCCGCCGTCGCTCGGTGCCGATGACCGCGTACCGCATCGAGGTCGGCCGTCGCCACCGCGTCGAGCCGCGCCAGATCGTCGGTGCACTCGCCAACGAGGGCGGCCTGCGCCGCGACGACTTCGGCGCGATCCAGATCCGTCCGGACTTCTCCGTCGTGGAGCTGCCGGCCGACATGGACTCCGGCGTCCTCGACCGTCTGCGCGACACCCGCATCAGCGGCAAGCTCATCGAGATCCGTCCGGACAGCCGGGGCGGTGTGCGTCGCGAGAGCGGCACCCGTCGTGACGGCGCCCGCTACGGCGACCGCGACGACCGCGGCTCGCGTGACGACCGCGGTGGCTACGGCGACGACCGCAAGCCGCGCCACACGCGCGACTGACGCAGTGACGTCCGAGCCGGTCGCGTGGTGACGCGCGAACCGGTCTGACAGGAGGCCCGACACCAGCTGGTGTCGGGCCTCCTGTCATGTCTGTGGAGAACCTGGCCCGTCGGCCCGGTGACCCGGTATGGTTGACGACGTCAGAGCCTCCGGGGGATCTTCTGCGCGGGGGTGCAGGTACGAAGAGAAGAAGAGGGGTTCACCATGTCGCGT from Curtobacterium sp. MCLR17_032 encodes the following:
- a CDS encoding CsbD family protein gives rise to the protein MGLDDKIKNAAQDIAGKAKEAFGNATNDDSKVAEGKKDQAAASAKQTGEDVKDVFRK
- a CDS encoding Asp23/Gls24 family envelope stress response protein; protein product: MQHDTQTDTQVQHDTHAHTQLTPVDLPASLTDPLPEDAAAVTVAARTAAVTALGVDGVHHLGGLAERAADQVRSRLGRSGSALGVRVDDTDGTLDVAVAVVVSYPHPVMEVAAEVRSQVGAALHQLAELPDHVEVDVRVLDVHGPFDDEPSKLDEAVDSVRGAAATAADTVSDAAESAADGARSAADTAGSVASDALAAASATASDAAASARDAAGHARDAISDAADAAGAATSDAVASARKTASDVADRAGDAADAAQEAATAAAEQVGDDVADGVAEARHGADAEDAAGEAAPSDAAEPAVHASTVSGSEAAADALEDAADDVRRAAEAVRGSTADDTATADDTATDRP
- a CDS encoding MFS transporter permease, with product MSAWAERRIRRQVAASRPRSRSVWVASGIGLVAVLLLAFGAFLPLVGFLAGITGTTAGLVPFPFLRVTLVTLVGAVVVLALLLLAVTRRHGATAWTAVVLALLVTVGVTVFPLVAVAIGSADRAGDVWPVISGLWTRFVG
- a CDS encoding GlsB/YeaQ/YmgE family stress response membrane protein; its protein translation is MSFLGFILLGLIAGAIAKLILPGRQGGGWIATLVLGVIGALIGGWLGGLIFNVGYDGFFSIQSWIIAIVGAIIVLLIWGAITGRRGARA
- a CDS encoding helix-turn-helix domain-containing protein, which codes for MDSVEQPLQHVDRHGTAVDEAVAFYEHVYGSQDIHIGDAATEGFSWRYRAVGDGDVTVGTSSVAARRWGTIDPADDYVLAWASAPGIRLDTGSSAPVDMLPGVPVMYPAGRDFTFSAAPTVQHLIRFDRSFLESVAAARQGDLPAPLQFARQPDPDALRQLRAVIATAAGALLDPATDRDRRSVLNTTVAEAVAATFDARPVPPSGLLSDGPATMRLAQEWMVANARRPITITDVSVAAGVAVRSLQASFRRHTGSSPMHFLRQVRLHRVRAELSAADPDTTTVAQIAVGWGVGHLGRFSGTYAATFGEPPSATLRRRRSA
- a CDS encoding AraC family transcriptional regulator, coding for MPPIHHDNGFRKQRFTDAGGSDYTAIFRTEYSGQDLRRDTTTATDTFASQGTRYEYFVIGDDDLTLRTMNARGGRRGGVIGPRDDHVVFWLQHGRLEMHFADRSRVIEPGSPYIASASEAYRFESEETVYNGVHISDAFLRKTAGELGYPMPDGPVLFDQQDERIARREPLRRLLGEVSPTLMDDRVRGAMRTALNRRLATVVLDTFPLRDRGDDVPTASRLRDAIAFVEEHARDRPSVPAIAAAAGLSERGLQEVFARTLGVTPNGFLRDQRLDEVRRELLRGESPNSVLEVARRWRFTNPSRFATAYRARFGEDPSATLRAATSQRPDGRSSWRIRQAVAYIETHLDEVCTVADIAAAAGLRPRRLQQLFKEERGTTPTAFLRDLRALRRSGDRS
- a CDS encoding LppP/LprE family lipoprotein, giving the protein MGTSSRLRPAVLRGLVPLGLVSIALTGCSTGSGDPAPTQTVTQTVAPSAESTETPTSTPTATPAPVQTPQPTATPTCGSEDPTSAIQQAAARLGAPAGIEGAEWDTAGAARGGYDPCAALSWVVLRPTDSTGSSPSAILLFHDGTYLGTATKVQYPFTPEVTRTSDAAVSVTYRYARDGESNAEASGRVDATYRWDDAAGRVVMTGDVPPVP
- a CDS encoding helix-turn-helix domain-containing protein, whose translation is MTTTAAPAPAPDSAVGSTEPCTLRERKKQQTRQAIHHAALTRITDHGLDGVTVEQICADADVSPRTFFNYFSSKAHAAIGLDTVEVPDAVRDRFATAGGPLIDDVCDLVAHTVPLSSDRARAKELLVRRPEMTSMVMRWMAESRQSLIAAVSTRTDEDTARTAVALVMAALTEAAHRFSVQDQADLATRLRAVVAEMVALVTDH
- a CDS encoding MDR family MFS transporter, translated to MTHRQILLVIYGLMAGMFLSSLGQTVFGTAIRTIGDDLHGLDQQAWVTTAYLITSTIATPIYGKLSDIFGRRPLYIFGIVVFILGAVLSSMSTSMLMLAAFRAVQGIGAGALMSLPLAIMGDILAPRERAKYQGYFLAVFGISSVIGPLIGGLLAGASEILFITGWRWVLLINVPIGIAALVMVIVFLHLPKVHDEKDKPVVDWWGATSVIVTLVPLLLVAEQGRTWGWGSPAALACYVIGAVGLVALLIIESKMGDAAIIPLKLFRSGTFSMATVIGFLVGFAMFGAMLTIPLYLQIVVGLSPTESGFATLPLVGGLMIASITSGQIVARVGRYRVFPVIGTALVSAGYVVLTFMTIDKPLWFLMIGMFLIGLGLGSVMQSLTLASQGSVEAKDMGVATSSATFFRQIGGTLGTAVLLSILFSVMPANIVHATADKADLTDALDAALNPTVASAKANQGVMDQNWDPIVGPIQDSIDSGLDRGTTAAKQAADQAVTQQVTAAVQAQVAAGTIPAAAAETVIAQQVADATPQAETTALATAADQAHASVVDGQLAVDWKDAGQRGYWVDQVVPDLVKQIDKGANDDSSASATNDTSFLTGADPRLTRPFMAGFNASSVTIYWVGLAVILLAFVLTWFFKVPPLRQRSALQEQADMSAEAQLEAEAGMAAAEAGSFTGPMTGSTPTQRR
- a CDS encoding helix-turn-helix domain-containing protein is translated as MPEDQRPDDDDRPDDDRPDDDRPEAERLLRRQLDRLWVRQTLRTVLIEQSGGLDPTARVILRAVERLGAVRSTAVAERTGLSRPVVSRRIAGLVDAGYVRTTPDPDDGRAALLALAPAGRALLDGLDAQGDAVFDDVTSVFDGQELRDLARLLARFNDRAAEVLGAGGEDAGAGGGVPT